One window of the Salvia splendens isolate huo1 chromosome 1, SspV2, whole genome shotgun sequence genome contains the following:
- the LOC121748636 gene encoding actin-depolymerizing factor 1 has protein sequence MANAASGMAVHDDCKRRFLELKAKRTHRFIVFKIEEKQKQVIVEKIGDPSQNYEDFAATLPATECRYAVYDFDFVTAENCQKSRIFFIAWCPDTSRVRSKMIYASSKDRFKRELDGIQVELQATDPTEMDLDVIKSRAS, from the exons ATG GCAAACGCTGCGTCTGGAATGGCTGTGCATGATGATTGCAAGCGGAGGTTCTTGGAACTCAAGGCCAAAAGGACTCACCGCTTTATAGTCTTTAAAATTGAAGAGAAGCAGAAGCAGGTTATTGTTGAAAAAATTGGCGACCCATCTCAAAACTACGAGGACTTCGCTGCTACTCTTCCTGCTACTGAATGCAGATACGCTGTTTACGACTTTGATTTTGTTACTGCAGAGAATTGCCAGAAAAGCAGGATATTCTTCATCGCTTG GTGTCCTGACACTTCTCGTGTTCGAAGCAAGATGATTTATGCCAGCTCAAAGGATAGATTCAAGAGGGAGCTGGATGGAATTCAAGTGGAATTGCAAGCAACCGATCCAACTGAAATGGATCTTGACGTTATCAAGAGTCGCGCAAGCTAA